The following proteins are encoded in a genomic region of Triticum dicoccoides isolate Atlit2015 ecotype Zavitan chromosome 1B, WEW_v2.0, whole genome shotgun sequence:
- the LOC119309032 gene encoding uncharacterized protein LOC119309032, producing MRKNLHQENREIFSSSATHPPPQPPPQHQTTQMPASSAPPPKANKRGSTSTVSAGAARSSLAPATGSASTRAARTRGSASTRTFNAPRTSTGELGILAGKRKRKPPSKFASYFNASGNY from the exons ATGAGAAAGAACTTACACCAG GAGAATAGAGAAATTTTTAGTTCTAGTGCTACACATCCACCTCCACAACCACCACCTCAACACCAAACTACACAGATGCCAGCATCATCAGCTCCACCTCCTAAAGCAAATAAGAGAGGTTCAACATCAACAGTTTCAGCAGGAGCAGCCAGGTCTTCACTAGCACCTGCAACAGGATCTGCATCAACAAGAGCTGCAAGAACAAGAGGATCAGCATCTACAAGAACATTCAATGCACCAAGAACATCCACTGGAGAACTAGGGATATTGGCAGGCAAGAGGAAGAGGAAACCTCCTAGCAAGTTTGCATCCTATTTCAATGCTAGTGGAAACTATTGA
- the LOC119348855 gene encoding probable LRR receptor-like serine/threonine-protein kinase At3g47570 has protein sequence MEIRRWLLRLLALLTTTILLSPSTSTSSSISTVDDLQALLSFKSLITKNPLGALSSWTINSSSNGSTHGFCSWTGVKCSSAHPGHVKVLCLQGLSLSGTVSPFLGNLSRLRVLDLFKNKLEGQIPPSLGNCFALRRLNLSFNSLSGAIPPAMGNLSKLLVMSISNNNISGTIPLLFADLATVTMFSIKSNNVHGEIPPWLGNLTALKHLNMGGNMMSGHVPPALSKLIHLQFLNLAVNNLQGLIPPVLFNMSSFELLNFGSNQLSGSLPQDIGSILTNLKSFSLFYNKFEGQIPASLSNISSLEFIVLHGNRFRGRIPSNIGQSGRLTVFEVGDNELQATESRDWDFLTSLANCSSLVLVGLQLNNLSGILPNSIGNLSQKLETLQAGGNQISGHIPIGIGRYYKLTMLAFEDNLFTGTIPSDIGKLSNLKVLSLSQNRYHGEIPSSIGNISELNWLTLSASKLEGSIPATFGNLTELILLDLSRNLLSGQIPQEVLSIFTLAVYLNLSNNLLDGPISPHVRQLVNLAEIDFSWNKLSGAIPNTLGSCVELQLIYLQGNLLHGQIPKELMALRGLEELDLSDNNLSGPVPEFLESFQLLKNLNLSFNHLSGPVPDKGIFSNASAASLTSNGMLCGGPVFFHFPACPYPAPDKLASHKLIHILVFALVGGFILLGVCIATCCYIKKSRRDAGQVQETLPEMFQRMSYAELHLATDSFSVENLVGRGSFGSVYKGTFGSGANLITAAVKVLDVQRQGATRSFISECNALKRIRHRKLVKVITVCDSLDHSGSQFKELVLEFIPNGSLDKWLHPSTEGEFQTPSLMQRLNIALDVAEALEYLHHHIDPPIVHCDVKPSNILLDDNMVAHLGDFGLAKIIRAEESSQSLTGQSSSVGIKGTIGYLAPEYGMGTEISVEGDVYSYGVLLLEMLTGRRPTDPFFNDTTNLPKYVEMACPGNLLEIMDVNIRCNQEPKATLELFAAPVAKLGLACCRGPARQRIRMSDVARELGAIKRLIMASQNSASWSTAQ, from the exons ATGGAGATCAGACGATGGCTCCTCCGGCTTCTTGCCCTTCTCACCACCACCATCCTTTTGAGCCCATCCACCTCCACTTCCAGCTCCATCAGCACTGTCGACGACCTTCAGGCCCTCCTATCGTTCAAATCCCTCATCACCAAGAATCCCTTGGGTGCACTCTCCTCATGGACAATCAACAGCAGCTCCAATGGTAGTACTCATGGCTTCTGCAGCTGGACCGGCGTGAAATGCAGCAGTGCTCACCCGGGCCATGTCAAGGTGCTGTGCCTACAAGGTCTTAGCCTCTCCGGGACTGTTTCACCATTTCTCGGGAACCTCTCCCGCCTCCGTGTACTCGATTTGTTCAAAAACAAGCTTGAAGGTCAGATCCCTCCTAGCCTTGGTAACTGCTTTGCTCTCCGCAGGCTCAACCTGAGTTTCAACTCCCTGTCCGGTGCCATCCCTCCAGCCATGGGAAACCTGTCAAAGCTTCTTGTTATGAGTATTAGCAACAACAATATCTCGGGTACCATTCCTCTTTTGTTTGCAGATCTTGCAACAGTCACCATGTTCAGTATAAAAAGTAACAATGTGCATGGGGAAATACCACCATGGCTCGGCAATTTGACAGCGCTGAAACATTTGAACATGGGTGGGAATATGATGAGCGGCCATGTTCCACCAGCTTTGTCTAAGCTTATCCACCTTCAGTTTCTGAATCTGGCAGTCAATAACCTGCAAGGTTTGATCCCTCCAGTATTATTTAATATGTCGTCATTCGAGTTACTCAATTTCGGGTCAAACCAACTGTCAGGCTCTCTACCACAAGATATTGGCTCTATACTTACTAACCTGAAAAGTTTCAGTTTATTCTACAACAAATTTGAAGGCCAGATTCCTGCCTCCTTGTCAAACATATCTTCTCTTGAATTTATCGTTCTCCATGGAAATAGATTTCGTGGCCGAATCCCATCAAATATTGGTCAAAGTGGACGTTTGACTGTATTTGAAGTAGGGGACAATGAGCTGCAGGCTACAGAGTCAAGGGATTGGGATTTTCTGACCTCCTTGGCTAACTGCAGCAGCCTAGTTCTTGTAGGTCTTCAACTAAATAACCTTTCAGGGATTTTGCCAAATAGCATCGGTAATCTCTCGCAAAAACTTGAAACTCTTCAAGCAGGAGGAAACCAAATTTCTGGGCATATACCTATAGGAATAGGAAGATATTACAAACTCACGATGCTTGCTTTTGAGGATAACCTTTTCACAGGAACCATCCCTTCAGATATAGGAAAGCTATCCAACCTCAAAGTACTATCTCTATCTCAGAATAGATACCATGGGGAGATTCcatcgtcaataggcaacatatcaGAACTAAATTGGCTAACACTTTCAGCCAGCAAATTGGAGGGTAGCATTCCAGCTACTTTTGGCAACCTTACTGAGCTGATCTTGCTGGACCTTTCCAGGAACCTCTTGAGTGGGCAAATCCCACAGGAAGTTCTGAGCATTTTCACCCTGGCTGTATATCTCAATCTCTCAAACAATTTATTAGATGGACCTATTTCTCCACATGTTAGGCAGCTAGTCAATCTTGCAGAAATTGATTTCTCATGGAACAAGTTATCAGGTGCAATCCCAAATACCCTTGGTAGTTGTGTAGAATTGCAACTCATATACTTACAAGGGAATCTCTTGCATGGACAAATTCCAAAAGAACTCATGGCATTAAGAGGGCTAGAAGAGCTGGACCTCTCTGATAATAACTTATCAGGACCTGTCCCTGAATTTCTTGAGAGCTTCCAGCTTCTGAAGAACCTAAACCTTTCATTCAACCACCTATCAGGTCCAGTGCCAGATAAGGGGATCTTCTCAAATGCAAGCGCTGCATCTCTCACAAGTAATGGCATGCTATGTGGTGGCCCTGTGTTCTTTCATTTCCCTGCATGCCCGTACCCAGCCCCTGATAAGCTTGCAAGTCATAAACTGATTCACATCTTGGTGTTTGCTTTGGTGGGAGGATTCATCCTTCTCGGTGTCTGCATTGCTACATGCTGTTACATTAAGAAGTCAAGACGTGATGCCGGCCAAGTTCAGGAAACCCTACCTGAGATGTTTCAGAGGATGTCATATGCTGAGTTGCATTTGGCTACAGATTCATTCTCTGTAGAAAATTTGGTTGGCCGTGGAAGCTTTGGCAGTGTATATAAAGGGACTTTTGGTTCGGGTGCAAATTTGATTACGGCGGCAGTGAAGGTACTTGATGTCCAACGACAAGGAGCCACAAGGAGCTTCATATCTGAGTGCAATGCTCTCAAAAGGATTCGACATCGCAAACTAGTCAAGGTTATCACAGTGTGTGACAGCTTGGACCACAGTGGCAGCCAATTCAAGGAACTTGTGCTAGAGTTCATTCCCAATGGAAGCTTGGATAAATGGTTACACCCGAGCACAGAAGGCGAGTTCCAAACACCAAGCCTGATGCAGAGGCTAAACATTGCACTTGATGTGGCGGAGGCACTGGAATATCTCCATCATCATATTGATCCTCCAATTGTTCACTGTGATGTTAAACCAAGTAATATTCTTCTTGATGATAACATGGTTGCACATCTTGGTGACTTCGGACTAGCAAAGATAATTAGGGCAGAAGAAAGCAGTCAATCACTCACAGGTCAAAGTTCCTCTGTTGGAATCAAAGGCACAATTGGGTACCTTGCACCAG AGTATGGCATGGGGACAGAAATATCTGTAGAAGGTGACGTGTACAGCTATGGTGTGCTATTGTTGGAGATGCTAACTGGGAGAAGGCCAACTGACCCATTTTTCAATGACACTACAAATCTACCAAAGTACGTTGAGATGGCCTGTCCTGGTAATCTACTGGAAATAATGGATGTCAATATTAGATGCAACCAAGAGCCTAAAGCGACTTTAGAATTGTTCGCTGCTCCAGTTGCAAAACTTGGTTTAGCTTGCTGCAGGGGCCCTGCAAGACAGCGCATAAGGATGAGCGATGTGGCAAGAGAATTGGGTGCCATAAAACGGCTAATCATGGCCAGCCAGAATTCTGCATCTTGGTCCACAGCGCAGTAA